A part of Nitrospirota bacterium genomic DNA contains:
- a CDS encoding DEAD/DEAH box helicase family protein, which translates to MSEAQTRQEIIDKRLKASGWNVKDPALVTSEHPILHQFGSLSKTGFCDYLLFARDGSPLAVVEAKRSTVDAEIGREQAKQYADGLEKMGHPRPFIFYTNGNNLFFWDDSRYPPRKIYGFYTQADLERVRFQNLERKPLSTTLIDTKIVGRPYQIEAIRRVLETLTQGHRKALLVMATGTGKTRVAIALIDVLMRCNWVKRILFLADRNELLKQARNAFKEHLPNATWARISSKEPLPEKRVYLSTYPTMHSLYPTISPGYFDMVVADESHRSIYNRYKEILDHFDAYQLGLTATPVEYIDRNTFQLFETPNEDPTFNYTLEEAVNNSPPYLVPFKVLSIQSRFQLEGIKAGQLPVQIQKKLIEEGKDLEDIDFEGTDLEKQVTNSGTNELIVREFMEQCIKDETGTRPGKSIIFAISHQHALRLEEHFNQLYPEYKGRLARVIDSHDPRAGTEGGLIDQFKDPKDPLKVAISVDMLDTGIDIPEVVNLVFAKPVFSRAKFWQMIGRGTRLCPNLFGQGENKAYFLIIDHWKNFAYFQMNPPGKEPSPTLSVPERLFGVRLDKATSALTVGDQLVLEKTISGIRADIASLPKGTVRVKEKTQELSVVAEETAWYGFGLHEIENLRKNILPLMRTRSAEDFDALRFDIDIIVTQTALLDRDDETLNRMKETIREKIDALPLTLNQIRAEEETIRKIKEERFWAALSEECLEEVRVRLRGLMKHRQKKINEMEKLNLEDIILVREWVEFGPEMERATVLEYRHKVEEKINSLLIGNEVLQKLKRGEPVDDYDISRLAELLRSEDPYVTEEVLQRVYDNKNAHFIDFIRYILGIQKLQSRSEVIAQAFDDFIAHHNDYSANQVEFLQIIKTFILNQGKVEKENLINRPFTNFHPQGIRGVFQLTQIDEILEFVSKIG; encoded by the coding sequence ATGTCCGAAGCGCAAACCCGGCAGGAGATCATCGACAAGCGATTAAAAGCTTCTGGATGGAATGTAAAAGATCCTGCTCTGGTCACTTCCGAACATCCGATTCTTCATCAATTCGGTTCATTGTCGAAAACCGGGTTTTGTGACTACCTCCTTTTTGCCCGGGATGGTTCACCGCTGGCAGTGGTCGAAGCCAAACGGTCAACCGTCGATGCTGAAATTGGGAGGGAACAGGCTAAACAGTATGCGGATGGCCTCGAAAAAATGGGACATCCTCGTCCCTTTATTTTTTACACTAACGGGAATAACCTCTTTTTCTGGGATGATTCCCGTTACCCGCCCAGAAAGATCTATGGGTTCTATACCCAAGCCGACCTGGAACGGGTCCGATTCCAAAATCTAGAACGTAAACCCCTTTCAACCACTCTAATCGATACAAAGATCGTCGGGCGGCCCTATCAAATTGAAGCAATCCGGAGGGTTTTAGAAACACTCACTCAAGGACATCGAAAAGCTTTGCTGGTGATGGCCACTGGCACCGGCAAAACTCGTGTCGCCATTGCATTGATCGATGTTTTAATGCGATGCAATTGGGTGAAACGGATTCTTTTTCTGGCCGATCGGAATGAACTCCTCAAACAGGCTCGCAATGCCTTCAAGGAACATCTTCCCAACGCAACCTGGGCGCGTATCTCTTCAAAAGAGCCGTTGCCAGAAAAAAGAGTTTATCTCTCCACCTATCCGACAATGCACAGCCTTTACCCGACGATTTCTCCAGGTTATTTTGATATGGTTGTGGCGGATGAATCCCATCGAAGTATCTATAATCGCTATAAAGAAATTCTGGACCATTTTGATGCTTATCAGTTGGGCCTCACTGCTACTCCCGTTGAATATATCGACCGTAACACTTTTCAGCTTTTTGAAACTCCTAACGAAGATCCAACTTTCAACTATACACTTGAAGAAGCGGTAAACAACTCTCCTCCTTACCTGGTTCCATTTAAAGTGTTATCAATTCAATCCCGGTTTCAACTTGAAGGGATTAAAGCGGGACAACTTCCGGTTCAAATCCAGAAAAAGCTGATCGAAGAGGGAAAAGACCTGGAAGATATTGATTTTGAAGGAACAGACCTCGAAAAACAGGTCACCAATTCCGGCACCAATGAACTGATTGTTCGTGAGTTTATGGAACAGTGCATCAAAGATGAGACCGGGACCCGTCCAGGAAAATCAATTATCTTTGCGATTTCCCATCAGCACGCGTTGCGTTTGGAAGAACATTTTAACCAGCTCTATCCCGAATATAAAGGGAGGCTGGCCAGAGTGATTGACTCACATGATCCCCGTGCCGGAACAGAAGGGGGATTGATCGATCAATTTAAAGACCCAAAGGATCCGCTAAAAGTCGCCATCTCGGTCGATATGCTCGATACTGGAATCGATATTCCGGAAGTGGTGAACCTGGTTTTTGCCAAGCCCGTCTTCTCGCGCGCCAAGTTTTGGCAAATGATAGGGAGGGGAACGCGGCTTTGCCCAAACCTTTTCGGCCAGGGTGAGAATAAAGCTTATTTTCTCATTATCGATCACTGGAAAAACTTTGCCTATTTCCAAATGAATCCACCTGGCAAAGAACCCTCTCCCACTCTTTCTGTACCGGAGAGGCTTTTTGGAGTTCGGCTTGATAAGGCGACTTCGGCCCTGACGGTGGGAGACCAACTTGTACTTGAAAAGACCATTTCAGGGATCCGGGCGGATATTGCCTCCCTGCCCAAAGGGACGGTTCGGGTAAAAGAAAAAACCCAGGAATTGTCTGTTGTTGCTGAAGAGACTGCTTGGTATGGGTTCGGACTCCATGAAATCGAGAATCTCCGAAAGAATATACTCCCCTTAATGCGGACCCGTTCTGCGGAGGATTTCGATGCCCTCCGCTTTGATATCGATATCATCGTGACCCAAACTGCGTTATTGGATAGAGATGATGAAACTCTAAATAGGATGAAAGAGACCATTCGCGAGAAAATAGACGCACTCCCTTTGACCCTTAATCAGATTCGTGCAGAAGAAGAGACGATCAGAAAAATTAAAGAAGAAAGGTTTTGGGCAGCGCTTTCTGAAGAATGTCTCGAAGAGGTTCGTGTCCGTTTGCGTGGTTTAATGAAACACCGGCAAAAAAAGATAAACGAAATGGAAAAGCTCAATCTGGAAGATATTATTCTGGTCAGAGAGTGGGTCGAATTCGGTCCGGAAATGGAACGAGCTACAGTATTAGAGTATCGTCACAAAGTCGAAGAGAAAATCAATAGCCTTTTAATTGGAAATGAGGTTTTGCAAAAACTTAAAAGAGGAGAGCCGGTTGATGACTACGATATTTCGCGCCTGGCCGAACTTCTCAGGAGTGAAGATCCGTATGTCACTGAGGAGGTCTTGCAACGTGTCTATGATAACAAAAACGCTCATTTTATCGACTTTATCCGTTATATTTTAGGAATCCAAAAACTTCAATCCCGCTCCGAAGTCATTGCGCAAGCTTTTGACGACTTTATCGCTCATCATAATGACTATTCCGCGAACCAGGTGGAATTTCTTCAGATCATCAAGACCTTTATTCTCAATCAAGGGAAAGTCGAAAAAGAGAATCTCATTAATCGTCCTTTTACCAATTTCCATCCTCAGGGAATTCGGGGTGTTTTTCAGCTCACCCAAATTGATGAAATCTTGGAGTTTGTGTCTAAAATAGGGTAA